A window of Adhaeribacter arboris genomic DNA:
CTTTAGCCGTAACGTTCCAGTCAATAGCGCGCACATCGTCTCCGTATTGATAAGAGCGCACATCGTCAAACTCCAACCCGGTGCCCTTAAATACCGAATGAAAGTTGCCTTGCATTTGGGTATTAATTGCCTTTCTGATACGAATCTCGTAATTTTGCAGTTTCTTAACTAAGTCTTTCATAAAGGCTGACCCTTTTTCTTCGTTTTTAAAATTAGAATTTATTTAGCTAATATTCATTCGTGAAATACATCTTTTTAGCAGTAACCCTTCTTTTGTTAGTCCGTTGTTCCCCAACCGGCGAACCCAAACCCGCCAACTTACTCTCCGAAGAAAAAATGACCCGTATTATGATTGACGTTCATTTGGCGGAAGCTCAGATTGAAAATGCAGGTTTGCCACTTGACTCCGGAGAAGCCGTTTACCGGAAAATGCATCGCGAAATTTTACGCAAACACCAGGTGAAAGAAGCAGATTTTAATAACAGCTATCAGTATTATTTGCGTAATCTGAACGGTTTAGATAAAATTTACGAAAAAGTAATTGATAGTCTTACCGTGCGCGAAACTCTTTCCAAAGCAAAAAAGCCGTAGTGATTAGTTAGAAGGTGGAAAAGTTGGAAGGGTGTTGATTAATAGGTATTGTTCTTTTTCTCGATAATTTTGCATTACTCAATCAAAGTCTAGAATGTAAAAATATATAACCTTCCAACTTTCTAACCTTCTAACTTTTCAACCTTTCAACCAACTACATTAACTTCGCGCCATTTGGTACGGGGCTTTGGGGCTGGGCCAATACAATGTTTCCTTGAGCATCTGCAAAACCGGTTATTAGAACCTCCGATAAGTATTTTCCAATTTGTTTCGGCGGAAAATTTACCACTGCTAAAACTTGCCGGCCAATTAATTCCTCCTTTGTGTAATTTACAGTTACCTTAGCACTTGATTTTTTAATTCCTAACGCCCCAAAATCCACCAATATTTTATAGGCTGGCTGGCGTGCTTCCGGAAAATCATGCACTTCGGTTATGGTGCCAACGCGTAAATCTACTTTCTCAAAATCGTTCCAGGTAATCTGATTCATGGGTTAATATATAAGTAACAGGTAACTAAAGCCGTTGCTGGTCGTAATCAAAGCGAACCGGTTTTACTAGTTAAAATTTGGAACCTGTACTAGCTAATAAAACCTTTTTTACTTTTCGCATCGAAATTAAAAATAAATCTATGAGAAACGATACCGGTAACACGCAATCTATTTGGGAACACGGCGTAGAAATGCCTTTTACTACGAGCTTACAAGCCGATATGCAGTGCGATGTTTGTGTAGTGGGAGCGGGGATTTCTGGCCTAACAACCGCCTATCTACTTGCGCAAGAAGGAAAAACGGTGATAGTATTAGAATCAAAGGGTATTGGTGGGGGCGAAACTTCCCGCACCACGGCTCACCTCTCTAATGCTCTCGACGACCGTTACGATAAAATTATTCAATTGCACGGCGAAAAGAACGCCCGGTTAGCCGCTGAAAGCCATACCCAGGCTATTCGCAAAAT
This region includes:
- a CDS encoding DUF4296 domain-containing protein: MKYIFLAVTLLLLVRCSPTGEPKPANLLSEEKMTRIMIDVHLAEAQIENAGLPLDSGEAVYRKMHREILRKHQVKEADFNNSYQYYLRNLNGLDKIYEKVIDSLTVRETLSKAKKP
- a CDS encoding tRNA-binding protein, translated to MNQITWNDFEKVDLRVGTITEVHDFPEARQPAYKILVDFGALGIKKSSAKVTVNYTKEELIGRQVLAVVNFPPKQIGKYLSEVLITGFADAQGNIVLAQPQSPVPNGAKLM